The Vicinamibacterales bacterium DNA window GTGGTGTCGGCCACGAAGTGGTCGAACACGCTGCCGAGCGCGGCCGGCGTCGGGAACTCGGCGTCGGCCGCCGTGGACACCTGCGCGTAGTGCGCCAGGACGCTCGCGTTGTAGAGCAGTTCCTGTCGGTCCACCGACGCCTCCGACACGTCCTTCAGGCCGACGAAGAAGAACTCGAGCGTGCGGCGGTGATCAACGGCGAGCAGGTCGCTGAGCGGCCCCATGGCAACACCCTCCGGCGGTCGGCGTCAGATCCCCCTCTGGAGAAACCACCGGCCGTTGCCAACCCGGAGGGAGCAACGGGCGTGCCACGCGGCCTCGGTCGAAATCGCCGGATGCACCGGGCGCCGGCATCGGACCGGCGACGCGCGGTGTCACCGGGTGAGGCGCCGCTGACAGCCGCCGGCGACGGCCGGCCGTCGGGTGTAGGCTCTTAGGGCTCAGGAGGCCCCATGACGTTTCGTGCTCTCGTCCTCGTGCCCGCGGTGCTGCTGCTCGGGCTGACCGCGCTGGCGCAGCGTCCGGCCAACGCACCCGCGACCGCGCCCGGCGGCACGCCGCCCGATACCGTGTTCCTCGAAGAGCTCACCTGGGCCGAGACGCGCGACCTCATCAAGGGCGGCTGGACCAACGTCATCATCGGCACCGCGGGCACCGAGCAGAAGGGCCCGCACATGGTGGACGGCGAGCACAAGTTCGTCATGACCTATTCGGCCGAGCGCATCGCCCGTGCCATGGGCAAGACGCTCGTCGCGCCGATCGTCACCTACGTGCCCGAAGGCAGCTGGGAGACGCGCGGCGGCCACATGGGCAAGCCCGGCACGATCACGCTGCCGGAAGAGCGCTTCGTCGATCTGCTGGTGAACGCGGGCCGCAGCCTGAAGGCCGGCGGGTTCACCAACGTCTGGTTCATCGGCGAGTCGGGCGGCAACCGCACTGGCATGCGTTCGGCGGCGGAGAAGCTGAACGCGATGTGGGGCGGCAGCGCGAAGGCGTACTGGGTGGACGACTACTACACCAAGGCGCACCGCGATCAGGAGGTCTGGGCCGCCAGGTTCCTGGGCGTGCCCGAGAACCAGGTCGGCAACCACGCCAACATCCTGGACACGTCCGAACTGCTGTTCGTGGCGCCCCAGCACATCCGGACCGACCGTCTCACCGGCAACGACTACGAGAACAACGGCGTGAGCGGCAACAACCAGTCGAAGGCGTCACCCGAGGTGGGCAAGGCGCTCCTCCAGATCAAGTTCGACCTGGCGATGGCCCAGATCGGGCGGATGCAGAGCGGGGCCGAGGGGCCCGTGCCCGCCGCGCCTGGTGGGCCCGGCGGCAATGGCCCGCGCCCCGGAGCCGGACGGCCGGGCGCCGGCGGTCCGGGCCGGGCCGCCCAGGCCGCGGCCGCGGGACCGCGGCGTCCCACGATGGAGACCGCGCCGGCCTCGAAGACGCCGACCCATCCGCCCGACACCCTCTTCATCGACGAGCTCACGTGGGAAGAGACCCGCGACTTGATGAAGGCCGGGAAGACCACCGTGATCGTGCCCACAGGCGGGACGGAGAAGAACGGGTACCACATGGTGCTCGGCAAGCACAATTACGTCGTCACCTACGGGGCCAACCTGATGGCGCGCCGTCTGGGCAACGCCCTCATCGCGCCCACCCTCCAGTACGTGCCGGAAGGCGATCCCGACCGCCAGAACCAGGGCGCGATCTCGGTGCCGTCGCCCGCCTACGACGCCATCCTCGACGCCGCGGCCCGCAGCCTGCAGGCGCACGGGTTCAGCGAGATCCTGTTCATCGGCGACAGCGGGCCCAATCAGGCCGGCATGACCGCGGTGGCCAAGGCCCTGAACGAGGAGTGGAAGGACGCCGGCACCCGCGTCTTCGCGCTCACCGACTACTACGAGCGGTCGCGCGAGCACTACCGGGCCTGGCTCGAGGCCGCCTACGGATATCCGGACGCGACCGTCGGCGCCCACGCGGGCATCAGCGACACCTCGCAGATGCTGTTCATCCACCCCGACGGCATCCGGACGGACCGGATCCAGCCCTGGGGCGGCCCGGCGGACTCCGGCGTGTCCGGCGATCCGTCCCTGGCGACGGCCGAGATCGGCCGGATGGGCATCCTGTTCAAGGTGAACGCCGGCCTCAACCAGTACCGGCTGATCAAGAACCCGCCACGGCAGGGCGGGCGTCCGGGAGCGCGGTAGGGACCGCCCTGGGCCCCGCCGTCCCGTCCGCCCGGACGCCCCCGGGGTGTCGGGTGGGTTGTCTTCGAATGTCATTCCGGCGCCGGGGTCTTCGTCCGTGGACCGTCCCGGCGATATGATGTCGCCACCATCCGGGTGAGTCCCCCCGGATCGCTGACCACGTTCGTCTCATCCACCCTGGAGCACCTATGAAGCGTGTTGTTCTTCGCATCGCGCCCGCGGCCGTTCTCGTGGCCACGATCGCGGTGTTGATGCCGCGGGTCTCGGGCCAGTCCGCCGGCCAGCCGAGCACCAAGAACGGCGAGTGGCCGATGTACACCGCCGACCATCGCGGTACCAAGTACTCGCCCCTCGACCAGGTCAACGCCTCCAACTTCAGCAAGCTCGAAGTGGCGTGGCGGTTCAAGACCGACAACCTCGGGCCGCGTCCCGAGACCAAGCTCGAGTCCACGCCGATCATGGTCAAGGGCATGCTGTACGCCACGGCCGGCACCCGCCGCGCCGTCGTCGCCCTCGAGCCGCGCACCGGCGAGATGAAGTGGATGTACGCCCTCGACGAGGGCGAGCGCGCCACCCGTTGGGCGCCGCGCCAGCTCTCGGGCCGCGGCCTGGGCTACTGGACCGACGGCCGCGGTGACGACCGCGTGGTCTACGTGACCACCGGGTACCGCCTGGTCTCGCTGAACGCCAAGACCGGCGTGCCGGTGCCCTCGTTCGGCACTAACGGCATCGTCGACCTGAAGCAGGGCGTCGTCATCGGCAAGGACAAGCAGATCGACCTCGAGAAGGGCGAGATCGGCATCCACTCCACGCCGCTCATCATCGGCGACACGATCATCGTCGGCTCGGCGATGTTCGAAGGCCTCGGCTACACCTACGCCACCAACTCGAAGGGCGTCATCCGCGCCTACGACGCCCGCACGGGCAAGCAGATCTGGCGCTTCAACACGATCCCCTACCCCGGCGAGCCCGGAAACGAGACGTGGGAGAACGGATCGTGGGAGTGGTCGGGCAACGTCGGCGTGTGGACCGAGATGACGGTCGATCCCGAGCTCGGCACCGTGTACCTCCCCGTGGAGACGCCGACGATCGACGAGTACGGCGGCAACCGGCCCGGTGACAACCTCTACGCGGAAAGCCTCGTGGCCGTGGACCTCCGGACCGGCCGCAAGAAGTGGCACTTCCAGTTCGTGCACCACCCGCTGTGGGACCACGACCTGCCGTGCTGGCCGCTGCTCATGGACGTGACGATCGACGGCAAGCCCCGGAAGATCGTCGCGGTGCCGACCAAGCAGGGCTGGGTCTACACCTTCGACCGCATCACCGGACAGCCGATCTGGCCGATTCCCGAGCAGGCCGTGCCGCAGACCGACATGCCCGGCGAGAAGACGGCCAAGACGCAGCCGTTCCCGTCGAAGCCGCCGGCCTTCGCGCGCACCTACGTCTCCAAGGACGACATCATCGACTTCACGCCGCAGCTCCACGAGCAGGCGCTGAAGAACCTCGCGAAGTTCCGCTGGGAGCAGTCGCCGTTCGTGCCGCCCGTGGGCCCGAACTCGGACAAGCTGGGCAGCATCAACATCGCCAACACCACCGGTGGCGTGAACTGGCCGGGCTCCGGCTTCGATCCCGAGACGGGCATCATCTACACCCACGCCCACAACTCGGCGGTCACCGTCGGCAAGTACGAGGAAGAGGAGTTCGAGAAGATCAACCCCGAGAACTTCTCGGCGTCCAAGCCGCGCCAGCCGCGGTGGGAAGCCGACCCGAACTACGGCGCGCCGCGCCCGGCGGCCCGTCCGGGCGCCGGCCCCGCGATCGCGTTCCCCGGGAACAGCGGCCGCCGCGCGCTCGCCGAGGGCCTCGACGGCCTGCCGATCGTGAAGCCCCCATACGGCGTCATGGTCGCCATCGACATGAACAAGGGCGACATCAAGTGGCGCGTGCCGCACGGCGACACGCCCGACGCGGTGCGCAACCACCCGCAGCTCAAGGCCATGAACATCCCGAAGACGGGCCAGCCCGGCAACGTCGGCGTGCTCATCACCAAGACGCTGGTCATCGCCGGCGACCCGCAGTTCACGTCGCCTCCCGGCAAGGAGCGCGGCGCGTCGCTGCACGCCTACAACAAGGAAACGGGCGAGGAGGTCGGCGAGATCCGGCTGCCGGCGCCGATCCTCGGCCACCCGATGACCTACTCGATCGGCGGCAAGCAGTACATCGTCGTCGGCGTGAGCGGTGGCAACTACCGCGGCGAGTTCATCGCCCTGACCCTTCCCGAATAGGAAGGGCTGACGCTTCCCGACCGGGAAGCGGCGGCGCGGCCGGGCCGGATGGCCCGGCACGACGTCTCGACGTGAAGGGCGGGGCCAGCCGGCTCCGCCCTTCGTGTTTTCGGGGACGCGAGGCGCGCCCCACCGGAGTGGGACGGGCGGTGGGACTGGCGTGCTGGTTGCACGGCAGTCCGACGCCCACCCCCCGTGATGCCGTTCCCGTCCGCCCTCATGCGCGCCAGGCCGCGCAGCCAGATGCAGGCGCGCGCCAGCGCCGCGCCCGCGGCACGCCCGCGCGCCGGACAATTGGCGCGGCGCCCTGACCGTTCGTGTCAATGGATGGTCGTCGCGGGCCTGGCGCTGACCCTGGCGGTGCCCGCCGGAGCCCGGGCGGAGGACGCCGACCCCCGGCCGTCGGAGCGCGGGCTGCCGGCCGTCACGGTCGTGCCGCAGGCGTCCCTGGCCGCCTCGCAGCTCTTCGCGGCGTCGGTCTCCGGTGCGCGCCTGCACGTCGCCTCCCTGGCCGGCGTGAACGTCTTCGACGGCGCGCACTGGGAGCTCGCGCCCTCGCCCCGCGCCGTCTACGCCGTCGCCGCGTCGAAGCTGGGCCGCGTCGTCGCCGGCGGGCCGGACACCCTGATGGAACTGCGCCCGACCGCCGAGGGCCGCCGCGCGCTCGTCTCCCTCCTCGACGCGCTTCCTGAGTCCGATCGGGCCATCGGCGACGTCCGCTCGATCGTCGTCTTCGACGAGATGTTCCTGATCGTGACCGACCGCGTGCTGCTGCACCTGCACGGCGCGCGACTGAAGGTGGCGGCCCGGTGGTCGTCGGACCCGGCCCGCCGCGGCTTCGCCAGCCGGGGCACGCTGTACGTCACCGCCCACCGGCGTCTGGAGGCGTTTTCGCCCGACGGCGAGCCCAAGGACGACGACCTTCCGGCACGCGCCGCCGCGCTGGGGCCCGTGGCGGCGGTCGCCGACGGCCCGGCGGATGGTCAGCTCGTGGCCGTCCGCGGGCGCGGGCTGTTCGTGGTGGGCGCGGAGGCGCCGCGCGCCGTCGCCGGCGGCGCCACCGGTCCGCTCGGGACGGGGGTCGTCGACATCCGGACCCTCCAGGGTGGCGGCGTGGCCGTGGCGACCGAGGCGCACGGGGTGGTGCTGCTGAGCGCCGATCTCGACCTCGATCGTGTCCTCGGCCGCGCCGCAGGCCTGCCCATGGCCCAGGTCGAGGCGATGACGGAGGACGTCGAGGGCGGGCTGTGGGTCGTCGGCACGTCGCAGCTCGCCCGTATCGACCTGCGCGGGCCGCGCTCACTCATCGACACGCGCCTCGGGCTCGAGGGCACGGTCCACGGCGTCGTGCGCCACGACGGACGCCTGCACGTCCTGACGAGCGCCGGGCTCTTCGTCGCCGTCGACTCCGCGGGACCGCTCCGGATGGCGCCGGTGCCGGGCGTGCCAGGCCGGGCCTGGGACGCCGTCGACGTGGACGGGACGCTCGTCGTCGCGACCTCGGCGGGAGTCTTCGAGGTCGTGAAGCCGGGCGCGCGCCTCGTGCCGGGCACCGCCCGCCTCTCGGCATACATGCTGGCGCGGCGCGCCGACCGCCCGGACGAACTCCTGGTCGGCACGCGGGCCGGGCTCTCCGTGCTCAGGCGTGACGGCCGCCGCGGGTGGCGCTTCGCCCGGCACGTGCCCGGAGCGCCCCGCTACACGCGGTCGATCGTGCAACGCGCAGGAGGGTTCGTCTACGTCGGCAGCGTGTTCGACGGCGTGGTCCGCCTGTCGCTGGAGGACCCGACGGGCGCGCCCACGCGGTTCGGCGGGGGAGAGGTCCACGTCCAGGACGTGCAGGGCGACCTGCTGGTGCTGCATGCCGAGCCCGCCGCCGTCTCGGTGCTCGACGAGGCGCAGGGGCGGCTCAGGCCGGCGCCGGGCGGCCGCAGGGTGACCGACGGCGCCGTGGCCTTCGCGGTCGACCGGCACGGGGCCCTCTGGACGGCCGGCCGCGGCGCGGCGCGGTTCCCGCGTGGCGAGTCCGCGCCGCGCGTCATGCTGGGCCCGAGCTCCAGCGTCCAGCGGGTGGACATCGAGCCGGACGGGGTCGTCTGGCTGGGCGGCAGCAGCGGCCTGTGGCGGTTCACGGACGAGGCCGCCGCCGGCGCGCTGGAGCGCCGCCCGCCGACGATCGAGCGCGTGTACGTGAACGGACAGACGACGCCCCCGGCCAGGCCCGACGGCAGTCCGCTGGCCTTGCCCTTCGGCATCGAGCGGCTGCGGCTGGAGTTCTCGCCGAACACGTTCTCGGCCGACGCTGGACTGGAGTTCCGGCTGGCGCCCATCGACGCCGGGTGGAGTTCCGATCGCCGCGGGCCCAGCGCCGAGTACACGTCGCTGCCGGAAGGCGAGTACCAACTGCACGTCCGGCCCGCCGAGAACGCGGGCGACGCCGGCACGACCTGGCGCTTCACGGTGCAGCCGCCCTGGTATCGCTCGCCCCTCGTCCGGGCGCTCCAGCTCGCCGTGGTGGTGGTGGGCGTGCTGGTCGTGGGCCACCTGCGCACCGACCGGCTCCGCCGCCGCTCGCGCGAGCTCGAGCACGCCGTCGCGGTGCAGACGGCGGCCCTGCAGGAGGCCAACCGCCGGCTGGCCGAGATCGCCAGCAGGGACGAGCTGACCGGCCTCTTCAACCGCCGCCACTTCGAGGCCGCGCTGGGACAGGAATGGGCGCGCGCGCACCGCCTGCGCCGGCCCATCGCGCTCGTGATGGCCGACCTTGATCACTTCAAGGGGCTCAACGACACGCAGGGACACGTCGCCGGCGACGGGGCGCTCCGGGCGGTCGGCGCCGTGATCGCCAGCTGCGCCAGGCGGCCCGGCGACGTGGCCGCCCGCTTCGGCGGCGAGGAGTTCGTCGTCCTCCTGCCCGGCGCGACCGACGACTACGTCCACGCGCTGGCCGAGGAGATCCGGGCGGCCGTGGAGGCGCTCAACCTCCCGCACCCGGCCGCGCCCGCGCAACGGGTGACCGTCAGCGTGGGCGTGGCGTCGGCGGACGCGCCGACTTCGCTGGCGCCCGACCTGGTGGCGGCCGCGGACCGGGCGCTCTACCGCGCGAAGGCCGGCGGCCGCAACGCCGTGGCCGCCTGACGGCCGCCGCGCACGCGACGCTAGGTGGAGCCGCGCCGGATCAGGCATCATTGCGCGGCATCGATCCGCTCATGACACGCCTGACCCACCATCTCTACTTCTGGGTGCTCGTCGCCATCCTGATCGGCGGCACCATCGGCGCGGTCTCGCCCTCGACCGGCGTGGCCCTCAAGCCCCTCGGCGACGGCTTCATCGCCCTCGTCAAGATGCTCATCAGCCCGATCATCTTCTGCACGGTCGTCCTCGGCATCGCCGGGGCGGGCGACATGAAGAAGGTGGGCCGCGTCGGCGGCAAGGCCCTGCTGTACTTCGAGGTCGTGTCCACCTTCGCCCTGATCATCGGCGTCGCCATCGCCAACATCGTGCGGCCTGGGGCGGGCTTCAACGCCGATCCGGCGTCGCTGAACGCGGCGGAGGTCGCCGCCTACGCCAAGACCGCCGCGGCGCAGAGCACCACCGAGTTCCTGCTGCACGTGATCCCGCGGACGTTCTTCGACGCCTTCGCCGGGTCCGGCGACCTCCTCCAGGTGCTGCTCGTCGCCGTGCTGTTCGGCTACGCCATGACGCACATGGGGCGGGAGGGCAACATCGTCCACCAGGTGATCGAGACCAGCTCCCACGTGTTCTTCCGGATGATGAACACGATCATGAAGGCGGCGCCGATCGGCGCCGGCGGCGCGATGGCCTTCACGATCGGGCGCTACGGCGTGGACGCGCTGAAGCCGCTGGCGACGCTGATGGGCAGCTTCTATCTGACGTGCCTGCTGTTCGTCTTCATCGTGCTCGGCACGATCGCCCGCTGGACGGGATTCAGCATCCTGCGCTTCATCGGCTACATCAAGGACGAGCTTCTGACCGTGCTCGGCACCTCGTCGTCGGAGTCGGCGCTGGTGCCGCTCATGGAGAAGCTCGAACGGCTGGGCTGCCCGAAGGCGGTCGTGGGACTCGTCGTGCCGTCCGGCTACTCGTTCAACCTGGACGGCACCAACATCTACCTGACGATGGCCTCGCTCTTCGTGGCGCAGGCGCTCAACATCGACCTCACGATCCGCCAGCAGCTCACGATCCTGGCCGTGGCGATGCTGACCTCGAAGGGCGCCTCCGGCGTGACCGGCGCCGGCTTCATCACGCTGGCCGCGACGCTCGCCGTCGTGCCGACGATTCCCGTCGCCGGCCTGGCGCTCATTCTCGGGATCGACCGCTTCATGTCGGAGGCGCGGTCGCTGACGAACTTCGTCGGGAACGGCGTGGCCGCGATCGTGGTGGCGCGCTGGGAGAACGAACTGGACATGGTCGCGCTGAAGCGCGAACTCGGCGGGTAGGGGGGCGGAGCGACCCGGACGGAAGGCGACCGACGGCCGGAGGGCGGGACCAGGGCGAGCGCTGGCGCGGACCAGGTCCGCGCCAGCACCGCGCGACGACTAGGAGCCCGGGATCATCAGGTGCGCGCCCTGCGTGCCCGCGCCCATGATCCACACGCCGCCCATCTTGTTGTTGTCGGGAATCCCCGTCGACGCCGTCGTGGCGCCCGGCACGGCCACCGTCATGTGGGCGCGCGCCGTCGCCTGGTCCTTGCCGGCGAAGTTCCACCACACCGACCCGTACTCGGCCTTCTCGCGCGTGCCGTTCTTCTCGGCCTCGGCCACCATCGCCTGGCGCTTCGCGCGATCCGGCTCCATCTCGAACTTGTGGTTCTGGGCGACGCGCTTGAGGTTGTCGATGCTCGTGCACTGCACCGAGAACGGCTGCTCGCTGGGCATGCCCGACTGGTCGTAGCACACGATCCGGTTCGTGCCCTGCTTCAGCGTGTCGTAGGTGCCGTCGTCCTTCCACTTGATGACGGTGGCGCCTTCCTTGGCGGGGCGCGGCGCCGCCAGCAGCGCCTTCTCGATCTCGGCGGACTGGGCGAAGGCGCTCGACGCGACCGCGAGGGCGCCGAGTGCGGCGAGGATGTGACGTGTCATGTGGGGTGACCTCCGATTCCCGTGGTGAACGGCGCCCGCGGCGCGCGCGGGCATCCCGCAGCATACCCCCAACGGCCGCCCCGATTGGCCTCGCCGTGGGTCGCCCGGGCGGGGACGCCCATCAGGGCGCCAGGGCCAGGGCCCGGGCCAGCCCTTCCCGCGCCACCTCCGACCTGCCGTCCAGCCAGAGGGCCTCGGCGAACCGCGATGCGGCCTCGCCCGGCCGGCCGCCGGCGAGGGCCAGCAGGCCGAGGTTCGCATAGGCGCTGCTGTCGTGGGCGTCGAAGGCCAGGGAGCGCTCGAAGAACTCCCGCGCGTCGCCGGGCCGGTCGAGCCTGGTCGCGGCCGCGCCTGCCAGGTCGTACACGGGCGCGAACGCCGGATCGAGCCCGATGGCGCGGCGGGCGTGGGCGAGCGCCCCCGCCGCGTCGTCGGCGAGGAACGCCGCCACCGCCTGGTAGTACGCCGTGCCCGGCCGGTCCGGGAACGCCCGCACCAGCCCGGCCACCGCGTCGCCGAGCGCGGCCGTATCGCCCCGGTCGGCGGCGAGCGCCGCCACCTGCTCGTGCCCCTCCGGCCGGGCCGGATCGAGGGCGACGGCGTCCCGGGCCGCCGTCAGCGCGTCGCCGGCGGCGCCGGCCGCCGCGTACAGCTTCGACCAGGCCACGAGCCGCGGCACGGTGGCGGCGTGATCGGCCGGGGCGTCCAGTGCCGCGCGCGCCTCGTCGGCGCGCTTGAGCAGGATCGCCGAGCGGACCAGGCCGTCCAGCGCCGGCTCGTCGTCCGGGTCCAGCCTCAGGGCCCGTACGAAGTCGTCGATCGCGCGGTTGTGGGCGTCCACCCGCGCGAACATCGCGCCGCGACCGCGCCAGTCGGCCGCGCCCGCCGCCGCGATCCGGGCCCGCACCGTCGGCAGGCTCACGCCGTCGCCGGCCAGCGCCCGGAGGGTCGCGCCGTTGGTGGCACCGGTCTGTCGGTGGATCTCGCGAGGCGCCGAGAACTCGAGCGCCATCCGGTCGTCGTCGAGTGGCGCGTGGCCGGCGGCATAGGCGGCGAGCTCGGCTGGCCCGGCCACGGCCAGGGACAGGACCGCGAACGGCGTCTCGGCGCCGTAGCGCGCGAGGTCCTCGGCCACACCCGGGCGCGTCCACGACGTCGCGATCCGCGCCAGTCCGTCGCCGTCGGCCGGCGGCCCGCCGGCCGCGGTGCCCACGAAGAGCACGTCGTGTTCGCCGACGAGCCAGGCGGTCGCGTCGGGGAACGCCGCCAGGAACGTGGCCGCGATCGCCCGGAGATCCCCGTCCGCGATGTTGTAGGCGTTGGCCCACTGGCAGAAGACGCCGCCCGGCGTCAGCCGCGCCCGCGCTTCCTCGAAGTACTCGCGCGTGAAGAGCGCCGCCACGCCGGCGATCCAGGGGTTCGACGGTTCCGACACGATGACGTCGTACTGCCGGCGCGCCAGCCGCAGGTGCGTCCGGCCGTCGCCGACGACGAGGCGGGTGCGCGGGTCGGCCAGCGCACGCCGGTTCTCGGCCTCGAAGAAGCGGGACGCCTCCACGACCTCCGGCGACAACTCGACCACGTCGACGCGCGCCACCGGATGCGCGAGTGCCGCGCCCACCGTGACGCCGCTGCCGAGGCCGATGACGGCCACGTCGCGGGGCGACGGATGGAGCAGGAGCGGCAGGTGGGCCACGAGCGCCTGGGTCAGCATGTCGCCGCGGTTCGAGGCGTCGGTCTTGCCGTCCACGGTGAGCGTGGTCGTGCCCGTGAGCGTCTTCACCGCGACCGTCGCGGCCGCGCCATCGGCGTAGTAGCGCAGCGTGCCGGCCTCCAGCATGGCGCCCACGTCCACACCGGCCGGGATGAACGGCGCGTAGAGGTAGGCCCCGCTGGCCATGAGCGCGCGGTCCCACGGCGGCGTGAGAACGACGACGGCCACCGCGGCCGCCGCGGCGGTACCCACCA harbors:
- a CDS encoding creatininase family protein: MTFRALVLVPAVLLLGLTALAQRPANAPATAPGGTPPDTVFLEELTWAETRDLIKGGWTNVIIGTAGTEQKGPHMVDGEHKFVMTYSAERIARAMGKTLVAPIVTYVPEGSWETRGGHMGKPGTITLPEERFVDLLVNAGRSLKAGGFTNVWFIGESGGNRTGMRSAAEKLNAMWGGSAKAYWVDDYYTKAHRDQEVWAARFLGVPENQVGNHANILDTSELLFVAPQHIRTDRLTGNDYENNGVSGNNQSKASPEVGKALLQIKFDLAMAQIGRMQSGAEGPVPAAPGGPGGNGPRPGAGRPGAGGPGRAAQAAAAGPRRPTMETAPASKTPTHPPDTLFIDELTWEETRDLMKAGKTTVIVPTGGTEKNGYHMVLGKHNYVVTYGANLMARRLGNALIAPTLQYVPEGDPDRQNQGAISVPSPAYDAILDAAARSLQAHGFSEILFIGDSGPNQAGMTAVAKALNEEWKDAGTRVFALTDYYERSREHYRAWLEAAYGYPDATVGAHAGISDTSQMLFIHPDGIRTDRIQPWGGPADSGVSGDPSLATAEIGRMGILFKVNAGLNQYRLIKNPPRQGGRPGAR
- a CDS encoding PQQ-binding-like beta-propeller repeat protein, which gives rise to MKRVVLRIAPAAVLVATIAVLMPRVSGQSAGQPSTKNGEWPMYTADHRGTKYSPLDQVNASNFSKLEVAWRFKTDNLGPRPETKLESTPIMVKGMLYATAGTRRAVVALEPRTGEMKWMYALDEGERATRWAPRQLSGRGLGYWTDGRGDDRVVYVTTGYRLVSLNAKTGVPVPSFGTNGIVDLKQGVVIGKDKQIDLEKGEIGIHSTPLIIGDTIIVGSAMFEGLGYTYATNSKGVIRAYDARTGKQIWRFNTIPYPGEPGNETWENGSWEWSGNVGVWTEMTVDPELGTVYLPVETPTIDEYGGNRPGDNLYAESLVAVDLRTGRKKWHFQFVHHPLWDHDLPCWPLLMDVTIDGKPRKIVAVPTKQGWVYTFDRITGQPIWPIPEQAVPQTDMPGEKTAKTQPFPSKPPAFARTYVSKDDIIDFTPQLHEQALKNLAKFRWEQSPFVPPVGPNSDKLGSINIANTTGGVNWPGSGFDPETGIIYTHAHNSAVTVGKYEEEEFEKINPENFSASKPRQPRWEADPNYGAPRPAARPGAGPAIAFPGNSGRRALAEGLDGLPIVKPPYGVMVAIDMNKGDIKWRVPHGDTPDAVRNHPQLKAMNIPKTGQPGNVGVLITKTLVIAGDPQFTSPPGKERGASLHAYNKETGEEVGEIRLPAPILGHPMTYSIGGKQYIVVGVSGGNYRGEFIALTLPE
- a CDS encoding GGDEF domain-containing protein, with translation MVVAGLALTLAVPAGARAEDADPRPSERGLPAVTVVPQASLAASQLFAASVSGARLHVASLAGVNVFDGAHWELAPSPRAVYAVAASKLGRVVAGGPDTLMELRPTAEGRRALVSLLDALPESDRAIGDVRSIVVFDEMFLIVTDRVLLHLHGARLKVAARWSSDPARRGFASRGTLYVTAHRRLEAFSPDGEPKDDDLPARAAALGPVAAVADGPADGQLVAVRGRGLFVVGAEAPRAVAGGATGPLGTGVVDIRTLQGGGVAVATEAHGVVLLSADLDLDRVLGRAAGLPMAQVEAMTEDVEGGLWVVGTSQLARIDLRGPRSLIDTRLGLEGTVHGVVRHDGRLHVLTSAGLFVAVDSAGPLRMAPVPGVPGRAWDAVDVDGTLVVATSAGVFEVVKPGARLVPGTARLSAYMLARRADRPDELLVGTRAGLSVLRRDGRRGWRFARHVPGAPRYTRSIVQRAGGFVYVGSVFDGVVRLSLEDPTGAPTRFGGGEVHVQDVQGDLLVLHAEPAAVSVLDEAQGRLRPAPGGRRVTDGAVAFAVDRHGALWTAGRGAARFPRGESAPRVMLGPSSSVQRVDIEPDGVVWLGGSSGLWRFTDEAAAGALERRPPTIERVYVNGQTTPPARPDGSPLALPFGIERLRLEFSPNTFSADAGLEFRLAPIDAGWSSDRRGPSAEYTSLPEGEYQLHVRPAENAGDAGTTWRFTVQPPWYRSPLVRALQLAVVVVGVLVVGHLRTDRLRRRSRELEHAVAVQTAALQEANRRLAEIASRDELTGLFNRRHFEAALGQEWARAHRLRRPIALVMADLDHFKGLNDTQGHVAGDGALRAVGAVIASCARRPGDVAARFGGEEFVVLLPGATDDYVHALAEEIRAAVEALNLPHPAAPAQRVTVSVGVASADAPTSLAPDLVAAADRALYRAKAGGRNAVAA
- a CDS encoding dicarboxylate/amino acid:cation symporter, whose product is MTRLTHHLYFWVLVAILIGGTIGAVSPSTGVALKPLGDGFIALVKMLISPIIFCTVVLGIAGAGDMKKVGRVGGKALLYFEVVSTFALIIGVAIANIVRPGAGFNADPASLNAAEVAAYAKTAAAQSTTEFLLHVIPRTFFDAFAGSGDLLQVLLVAVLFGYAMTHMGREGNIVHQVIETSSHVFFRMMNTIMKAAPIGAGGAMAFTIGRYGVDALKPLATLMGSFYLTCLLFVFIVLGTIARWTGFSILRFIGYIKDELLTVLGTSSSESALVPLMEKLERLGCPKAVVGLVVPSGYSFNLDGTNIYLTMASLFVAQALNIDLTIRQQLTILAVAMLTSKGASGVTGAGFITLAATLAVVPTIPVAGLALILGIDRFMSEARSLTNFVGNGVAAIVVARWENELDMVALKRELGG
- a CDS encoding fused MFS/spermidine synthase, giving the protein MATRRTTPSSSAALFLAAYTCSGLAGLVYEVTWTRLLTLHLGHTTAAGSAVVGAFLLGLALGAALMGRPAARFTPRTALRTYASLEVGVGVVALALSPLVDTLTPMLRWAYQDGAPGLVFGLARVLVAVVLVMTPAIALGATFPLAIRWFASDSTGRTRLTAMLYAANTLGAAAGALLAGFVLVPAFGVQRTILCGVAAGAASAGLALLAGRQRRHDVPVPAQAARGRPAAVQAHETPSPRRLGLAAGVLGLSGFAALLHELAWTRILALAIGPTTYAFAAALAAVIAGSAIGAWLGTWLVGRARVPAGALALALTGAAVLAAVTYALAGRQVPLFVASQLAAGAGGADWIARGAWISAALVVPTALCLGMAFPLAFAVAGASRDDASGRFGLVYAANTAGAVAGSLAAGFLVIPLAGLQVTLQVASGCLLLAALAVAAAGGLSSTWRTLVGTAAAAAVAVVVLTPPWDRALMASGAYLYAPFIPAGVDVGAMLEAGTLRYYADGAAATVAVKTLTGTTTLTVDGKTDASNRGDMLTQALVAHLPLLLHPSPRDVAVIGLGSGVTVGAALAHPVARVDVVELSPEVVEASRFFEAENRRALADPRTRLVVGDGRTHLRLARRQYDVIVSEPSNPWIAGVAALFTREYFEEARARLTPGGVFCQWANAYNIADGDLRAIAATFLAAFPDATAWLVGEHDVLFVGTAAGGPPADGDGLARIATSWTRPGVAEDLARYGAETPFAVLSLAVAGPAELAAYAAGHAPLDDDRMALEFSAPREIHRQTGATNGATLRALAGDGVSLPTVRARIAAAGAADWRGRGAMFARVDAHNRAIDDFVRALRLDPDDEPALDGLVRSAILLKRADEARAALDAPADHAATVPRLVAWSKLYAAAGAAGDALTAARDAVALDPARPEGHEQVAALAADRGDTAALGDAVAGLVRAFPDRPGTAYYQAVAAFLADDAAGALAHARRAIGLDPAFAPVYDLAGAAATRLDRPGDAREFFERSLAFDAHDSSAYANLGLLALAGGRPGEAASRFAEALWLDGRSEVAREGLARALALAP